From the genome of Thermogutta terrifontis, one region includes:
- a CDS encoding trypsin-like peptidase domain-containing protein produces MTSPQGSFDPYHVWLGIPPHERPISYYRLLGLRPFESDPQVIEAAVDQRLAFLRTKTTGPHASYAEQLINQIVQARLTLIDPVRKQAYDAALREKFGPMLAGSGGGAFPANGQIYWPQGAPSYRSLRKKNRLSQESLAILIGLGTALLCAVGLIIWMALSPRKERGEVAQRARLPRQGAAQPAKEKLDRPAPQGPVGPRQAAEDQGVPDRIPMPQNVGPRGPEPAQQNPFGQPGQRGVGDAFPVKPDGGEQVVPAQAGKLPWLKKVQAATVVVEGESGLGSGFFVQTPLGKKYVVTNAHVVLDNWNIRVKLSTGQEIPVTMGQLLPEYDLAILDIQGVGLPDALELREDLPEVGERVFAYGAPRGLEGSLSEGIVSAVRTTEEIRQVVADGSFDEPVQKKAANWIQTTAPISPGNSGGPLVDEQGRVVGMNTAGFNARLAQNLNFALASPEIKTRMMRPQVVMLPLPRQKAPQPALAGPVGVAPAQPGLPPGFAPMQPGGNADLISLPGYPFEIYSCPDVVLPSGAVFQAGKIRPPGNWQEIILKAAVIVYRKGDFKINLQVKTRIGFYVCYDDNDRMQFAAGFYQGLLEGPLVLFHQGNPYVIANYRQGSREGPFVVLDDQGQPSFLVEFVRGRRQGLVCVFDSDPPYWPRYVETWRANTVVESCYVTWNGEKPTVRLVAAITEAEEQARVRQYAALVADELGKIEELEKAIRAEVVEVFREFDRAIKRGRAADFAVDARAGILARHAAREAAGAAVRAEANARFKTGIGPPTP; encoded by the coding sequence ATGACATCGCCGCAAGGTAGCTTCGATCCCTATCACGTATGGCTGGGAATTCCGCCTCACGAACGTCCCATTAGCTATTACCGGTTGCTGGGACTCCGGCCGTTTGAAAGCGATCCGCAGGTCATTGAGGCTGCTGTGGATCAACGGTTGGCGTTTTTGAGGACGAAAACGACCGGGCCCCACGCAAGCTATGCCGAACAACTTATCAACCAAATCGTTCAGGCCCGATTAACCCTCATCGATCCGGTTCGCAAGCAGGCTTATGATGCGGCCTTGCGAGAAAAATTTGGGCCGATGTTGGCCGGGAGTGGCGGTGGGGCGTTTCCAGCAAATGGCCAGATTTACTGGCCGCAGGGAGCACCATCCTACCGATCCCTCAGAAAGAAGAACCGGCTGTCACAGGAATCGCTGGCGATTTTGATCGGCCTGGGGACGGCTCTCCTGTGCGCAGTGGGGCTGATCATTTGGATGGCGCTCAGTCCCCGCAAGGAGCGAGGCGAAGTCGCCCAGCGTGCGCGGCTTCCACGTCAGGGGGCAGCACAACCTGCGAAAGAAAAGCTGGATCGCCCTGCTCCCCAGGGGCCTGTGGGGCCTCGACAGGCAGCAGAAGATCAAGGAGTCCCCGACCGAATTCCCATGCCGCAGAATGTCGGTCCGCGGGGGCCGGAGCCTGCTCAGCAAAATCCCTTTGGCCAACCCGGGCAGCGAGGTGTCGGTGATGCTTTTCCAGTGAAGCCGGACGGCGGTGAACAGGTGGTTCCGGCCCAGGCTGGCAAGCTCCCGTGGTTGAAGAAGGTCCAGGCGGCGACGGTGGTCGTGGAGGGAGAATCCGGTTTGGGAAGTGGATTTTTCGTGCAAACGCCGCTGGGGAAAAAGTACGTCGTCACAAACGCCCACGTCGTTCTGGATAACTGGAACATACGCGTGAAACTTTCAACGGGCCAGGAAATTCCCGTGACCATGGGCCAACTTTTGCCCGAATATGATCTCGCCATTCTGGACATTCAGGGGGTCGGCTTGCCTGACGCGCTGGAACTCCGGGAAGATCTGCCGGAAGTCGGCGAACGGGTGTTCGCCTACGGTGCCCCGCGGGGACTTGAGGGGAGTTTGAGCGAGGGGATCGTGAGTGCGGTGCGGACTACGGAAGAAATTCGCCAGGTGGTGGCGGACGGTAGCTTTGATGAACCCGTGCAGAAGAAGGCCGCGAATTGGATCCAAACGACAGCACCGATTTCACCGGGCAACAGTGGTGGTCCGCTCGTCGATGAGCAAGGACGCGTGGTGGGCATGAACACGGCTGGATTCAACGCGCGGTTGGCCCAGAATCTCAATTTTGCGCTGGCATCGCCCGAAATAAAAACCCGCATGATGAGGCCGCAAGTGGTTATGCTTCCGCTGCCCAGGCAGAAGGCACCCCAACCTGCACTCGCCGGACCGGTTGGTGTCGCGCCTGCACAACCGGGACTACCACCGGGATTTGCGCCCATGCAACCAGGAGGGAATGCGGACCTGATCAGTCTTCCCGGTTACCCGTTCGAGATCTACTCGTGTCCGGATGTGGTGCTCCCTTCCGGAGCTGTGTTCCAGGCGGGAAAGATTCGGCCTCCGGGCAACTGGCAGGAGATCATTCTGAAGGCCGCTGTCATCGTGTACCGCAAAGGGGATTTCAAAATCAACCTGCAGGTGAAGACCCGAATCGGGTTTTACGTATGTTACGACGACAATGACCGGATGCAATTTGCGGCGGGATTCTACCAGGGACTGCTGGAAGGCCCACTCGTGCTGTTCCACCAAGGAAACCCCTACGTCATCGCAAACTACCGGCAGGGTTCCCGGGAAGGACCGTTTGTCGTGCTCGACGACCAAGGTCAACCGAGCTTTCTCGTGGAATTTGTCCGCGGTCGCCGGCAGGGCCTGGTGTGTGTTTTTGATTCCGATCCACCGTACTGGCCTCGATACGTAGAAACGTGGAGGGCCAACACCGTGGTGGAGAGTTGTTATGTGACCTGGAACGGAGAAAAACCCACGGTGAGACTGGTGGCGGCGATCACCGAGGCGGAGGAGCAAGCCCGGGTGCGACAATACGCAGCCCTCGTAGCCGATGAACTGGGAAAAATAGAAGAGCTGGAAAAGGCGATTAGAGCCGAAGTGGTCGAGGTGTTTCGCGAGTTCGATCGGGCGATCAAACGAGGTCGGGCAGCCGATTTCGCCGTGGATGCGCGAGCGGGGATCCTAGCTCGACATGCTGCCCGCGAGGCGGCGGGTGCCGCTGTTCGGGCCGAAGCTAATGCCCGCTTCAAAACAGGCATCGGTCCTCCCACCCCGTGA